Proteins encoded by one window of Torulaspora delbrueckii CBS 1146 chromosome 2, complete genome:
- the SGT1 gene encoding co-chaperone SGT1 (similar to Saccharomyces cerevisiae SGT1 (YOR057W); ancestral locus Anc_5.657), protein MPVDRDLKQAYKTLYDDHDALGALKLCDVILKENPGNLMGTIYKASCLEKLYYGSSDWHNDQTLENAKHLLSDALNVARGRGDRSKIGLVYFRLFVHYFNNKQYEEADEYMKNCKEYDYKDDTLPMWELQLDKKLKKLAKKSPKETRAERIEKPQKETVTQLVNEEKTPINEPKFRTDWYQSATEVVISLFTAHLPRSGNDVNIEVSPNDPKRLEVVYQIPETGSEFQYTVILAHEVNSKEIQVKVFIKKIEITLKKLENKQWKTLELQDSFVDSVSTSAPNTAEASNTLNYPSSSRKQIDWSKIDLDDGAEEAASADAFFQNLYADADSDTKRAMMKSFIESNGTALNTNWEDVSKKKVETSPPEGMEVKSWQ, encoded by the coding sequence ATGCCAGTTGATAGAGACTTAAAGCAAGCGTACAAGACGCTTTACGATGATCACGATGCACTGGGTGCGTTGAAGTTGTGCGATGTcatattgaaagaaaatccTGGGAATCTTATGGGTACGATATATAAGGCCAGTTGTTTGGAGAAATTATATTACGGATCTTCTGATTGGCATAATGACCAGACGCTAGAAAATGCAAAGCACTTGTTGAGTGATGCATTGAATGTGGCTCGGGGTAGAGGGGACAGGTCAAAGATAGGGCTCGTTTACTTTCGCCTATTTGTTCATTATTTTAACAATAAGCAGTATGAAGAGGCTGATGAGTATATGAAGAACTGCAAGGAATATGATTATAAAGATGATACGTTACCTATGTGGGAATTACAATTggacaagaaattgaagaagctggcCAAGAAGTCACCGAAGGAAACTAGGGCTGAACGTATCGAAAAGCCGCAGAAAGAAACTGTAACACAATTAGtgaatgaagaaaagacaCCTATCAATGAACCAAAATTTAGGACCGACTGGTATCAATCGGCAACCGAGGTTGTAATATCATTATTCACAGCACATTTACCTCGCTCTGGTAACGACGTAAACATCGAAGTCTCACCTAATGACCCAAAGAGGTTAGAAGTTGTGTATCAGATTCCAGAGACTGGCTCAGAATTTCAATATACTGTGATTTTGGCCCATGAAGTAAACTCCAAAGAGATCCAGGTCAAGGTATTCataaagaaaattgaaatcacTCTGAAAAAATTAGAAAATAAACAGTGGAAAACTTTAGAGCTTCAGGATTCTTTTGTTGACTCAGTTTCGACTTCAGCGCCTAACACAGCGGAAGCTTCGAATACCCTGAATTACCCATCATCATCTAGAAAACAAATTGATTGGTCAAAGATAGACCTAGACGACGGTGCTGAGGAGGCAGCATCAGCAGACGctttcttccaaaacttgTATGCTGATGCTGATTCTGACACTAAGAGAGCCAtgatgaaatcattcaTCGAAAGCAACGGTACTGCACTTAACACCAATTGGGAGGATGTTTCCAAGaaaaaagttgaaacttCACCTCCAGAAGGTATGGAGGTCAAGAGTTGGCAATAG
- the NOB1 gene encoding rRNA-binding endoribonuclease (similar to Saccharomyces cerevisiae NOB1 (YOR056C); ancestral locus Anc_5.656): protein MTQDSAAHVRALVLDATPLITQSYTHYQHYAQTFYTCPTVFHEIKDANARKNLEIWQSLGTLNLRHPKQESIDRVSAFARLTGDYSVLSANDIHILALSYELEVELNKGDWRLRKKPGDSLDHLNEEVKEKDEEHKKETKADDFEETKPKKNHRRGGKKQRAKREAAAAAAAAAMEEGSKAEGVEEDTNAEDEDEDDGEWITMDNLTEVIIRDSGEDTTGSNGVEATEEERALALTSPKNQVALATGDFAVQNVALQLNLNLMNFMSGLRIKKLRNYMLRCHACFKLFPMPKDGNPKHFCPSCGGQNTLLRCAVSVDSDTGVITPHLKANFQWNNRGNRFSLPSPLSKNSQKRYGKKGCVHSKPQDGGLIVREDQKEYEKVMKQDDWTRRHNEKVLNEWIGGGSADNYMSPFAISGLKSHSVRVGRGRYVNSNNKKR, encoded by the coding sequence ATGACCCAAGATAGTGCTGCCCATGTGAGGGCTTTAGTTTTAGATGCAACACCGTTGATTACGCAATCTTATACGCACTACCAGCATTATGCTCAGACTTTTTATACCTGTCCAACAGTGTTCCATGAGATCAAGGATGCTAACGCCAGGAAAAACCTTGAGATCTGGCAATCTTTGGGGACACTGAATTTGAGGCATCCAAAACAGGAGTCAATCGACCGTGTGAGCGCCTTTGCTAGACTTACAGGTGATTATTCTGTATTGAGCGCTAACGATATTCACATTCTAGCTCTGAGTTATGAGCTTGAAGTTGAGCTTAACAAGGGTGATTGGAGACTGCGGAAGAAGCCCGGCGATTCATTAGACcatttgaatgaagaagttaagGAGAAGGACGAAGAGCATAAGAAAGAGACTAAAGCTGACGATTTCGAAGAGACtaaaccaaagaaaaaccaTAGAAGAGGTGGAAAGAAGCAAAGGGCCAAGAGGGAGGCTGCTGccgctgctgctgctgctgccatGGAAGAAGGGTCTAAGGCAGAGGGTGTTGAGGAGGATACCAATGCAGAagacgaggatgaagacgatgGAGAATGGATCACTATGGACAATTTGACAGAAGTGATAATAAGAGATAGCGGAGAGGACACTACGGGCTCGAATGGTGTGGAAGCCACGGAGGAAGAACGAGCATTAGCACTTACCTCCCCTAAGAACCAAGTTGCACTGGCAACCGGTGATTTTGCCGTTCAGAACGTCGCATTGCAACTCAACTTgaacttgatgaacttCATGTCCGGTCTAAGGATCAAGAAACTACGTAACTACATGTTGAGGTGTCATGCCTGTTTTAAACTATTCCCCATGCCAAAGGACGGCAACCCAAAGCATTTCTGTCCTTCCTGCGGTGGTCAAAACACATTACTAAGATGTGCGGTCTCTGTCGACTCAGATACAGGTGTAATAACGCCGCATCTCAAGGCAAACTTCCAATGGAACAACAGAGGTAATAGGTTCTCCCTACCCAGCCCATTATCCAAGAACTCGCAGAAACGTTACGGTAAGAAAGGTTGCGTCCATTCCAAACCCCAGGATGGAGGATTAATTGTCAGAGAAGATCAGAAAGAATACGAGAAGGTTATGAAGCAGGATGACTGGACCAGAAGACACAACGAAAAGGTCTTGAACGAATGGATCGGTGGTGGATCAGCAGACAACTACATGTCGCCATTCGCCATCTCGGGACTGAAAAGTCATAGTGTGCGTGTCGGAAGAGGTAGATACGTCAACAGTAACAATAAAAAACGTTGA
- the VHS3 gene encoding phosphopantothenoylcysteine decarboxylase complex subunit VHS3 (similar to Saccharomyces cerevisiae SIS2 (YKR072C) and VHS3 (YOR054C); ancestral locus Anc_5.655) encodes MTLPTKENRFPGVISPRFTSAANKPNPDGSLSSPNVLALPHVQGGGTDQGYSNVHPAVQSKSVSPGSSQTKSIMNASGTSGAVISNSPEPGLKRVATVTFSDVKNNQVESEAVAGKKNINEDKSLSGTPVSQSANAERHKPAVSSPLMATSKQPIAVRPHMTETRSTPMVAEQRKINSMISREMSGKRTPLTPNRHASDVNDKGSEEHPHFYVEDPLHTPSTRSRSNSTSPKPPVGFVNPIFPEQEGSGGGRPIEPPALEAVLEEPSGQKIAPNIPKRENAKNIDARLPQDDGKLHILFGVTGSLAVFKIKLMIKKLEEIYGRDKVSIQVILTQSAEKFLSKRYTKKNKSLDGVQRIGSETSVDSRINSGTTSTSLSASLLHHSLETQHHKQEHDSHQDQPHQPIPQHNDRQQIQRIPSGSVASPSTPTPGCAAELPPHIQVWVDRDEWDVWEQRTDPVLHIELRRWADILVVAPLTANTLSKIALGLCDNLLTSVVRAWNPMFPIFLAPSMVSSTYNSTMTKKQLKVIKEDMPWITVFKPSEKVMGINGDIGLGGMMDGNEIVDKVVMKLGGYPQEEKEDEEEEDEDDDDDDSPDVKKNQKDDDQDDDDDDDDDDDDDDDDDDEDDEDDEEDVHATTK; translated from the coding sequence ATGACTTTGCCCACAAAAGAAAACAGGTTTCCTGGCGTTATTTCACCTAGGTTTACCTCTGCTGCCAACAAGCCCAACCCTGATGGCAGCTTGAGCTCTCCTAACGTGCTTGCATTGCCACACGTGCAGGGAGGAGGGACTGATCAGGGCTATTCCAATGTTCATCCTGCTGTGCAGAGTAAATCTGTGAGTCCTGGAAGTTCTCAGACGAAATCTATCATGAATGCAAGTGGTACTTCGGGAGCAGTGATAAGTAATAGTCCCGAACCAGGTTTGAAAAGAGTTGCGACTGTTACTTTCAGTGATGTGAAGAACAATCAGGTCGAAAGTGAAGCAGTTGCTGGTAAAAAGAATATAAATGAAGATAAAAGTTTAAGTGGTACACCTGTGTCTCAATCTGCGAATGCTGAACGTCATAAACCTGCTGTCTCTTCTCCACTTATGGCTACCTCGAAGCAACCAATTGCTGTGAGACCTCATATGACCGAGACTCGTAGCACACCTATGGTTGCTGAACAGAGGAAGATAAATTCAATGATAAGTAGGGAGATGTCGGGCAAGAGGACTCCTCTAACGCCCAATAGGCATGCTAGTGATGTGAACGATAAAGGTAGCGAGGAGCATCCGCATTTCTATGTAGAGGACCCATTACACACGCCTTCGACAAGATCTAGGTCCAACAGCACGAGTCCGAAACCACCGGTAGGATTTGTCAATCCAATCTTTCCTGAGCAGGAAGGCTCTGGTGGCGGCAGACCGATTGAACCTCCTGCGCTAGAAGCGGTGCTGGAAGAGCCTTCCGGGCAGAAAATAGCTCCAAATATTCCAAAGAGGGAGAACGCAAAGAATATAGATGCAAGGCTGCCACAGGACGACGGCAAATTACATATTCTGTTTGGTGTTACTGGATCGCTAGCGGTTTTCAAGATAAAGTTaatgatcaagaagttggaaGAGATTTATGGCAGGGATAAAGTCAGTATACAAGTGATATTGACGCAATCAGCAGAAAAATTCCTCAGTAAGAGGTATACCAAGAAAAATAAGAGCCTTGACGGTGTACAGCGTATCGGCTCGGAGACTTCGGTGGACTCGCGTATAAACTCCGGTACTACTTCAACCAGTTTATCTGCCAGTTTATTGCATCATTCTTTAGAGACACAGCATCATAAACAAGAGCATGACTCACATCAGGATCAACCACACCAGCCAATACCGCAGCATAACGATAGACAACAAATTCAAAGGATACCAAGCGGTTCAGTGGCTTCCCCTTCGACGCCGACACCAGGTTGTGCGGCTGAACTGCCACCTCATATTCAAGTATGGGTAGACAGAGACGAATGGGACGTATGGGAACAGAGGACTGATCCCGTCCTGCATATTGAGCTACGTCGTTGGGCAGATATCCTTGTTGTTGCGCCATTGACCGCCAACACTTTATCGAAGATCGCACTTGGTCTTTGCGATAATCTACTAACCAGTGTCGTCAGAGCATGGAACCCAATGTTTCCTATTTTCCTAGCACCTTCTATGGTGAGCAGCACATACAACTCCACGATGACTAAAAAACAACTCAAAGTTATCAAGGAAGACATGCCTTGGATCACTGTCTTCAAGCCCTCAGAAAAGGTTATGGGTATTAACGGCGACATTGGTCTCGGTGGTATGATGGACGGAAACGAGATTGTAGACAAGGTAGTTATGAAGTTGGGAGGCTATCCgcaggaagaaaaggaagacgaagaagaggaagatgaggacgacgacgacgatgacAGTCCCGATGTGAAAAAGAACCAAAAGGACGACGATCAAGACGATgacgacgacgacgacgatgatgatgatgatgatgatgacgatgacgacgaggacgacgaagatgacgaagaagatgttcaCGCTACAACAAAGTGA
- the DRE2 gene encoding electron carrier DRE2 (similar to Saccharomyces cerevisiae DRE2 (YKR071C); ancestral locus Anc_5.654) has translation MTDNKLGLILLHPAMTNKPEDVTKAVEEAAQDGVQMVNQYLINKVNDGSVKLDADKYDVIHYLTPESPDSIKFPSKLVPVLYSALKAGGSVYGLSDVLKLDALLNGFSIVNDGQYHWEKKSQTQAAVSIPLKTSTNNKNKLPSFKRAVKNPINIVQFEDDLDDDDEVNNSDKAKFFTDYNNDEDSIEEEDLVREDLDQAGITMITCGKSKTRRKKACKDCSCGLKEEEEQEIDQVRKKQDAVVKFTDDELTEIDFTVEGKKVGGCGSCSLGDAFRCSGCPYLGLPAFKPGQQVNLNSILDDL, from the coding sequence ATGACAGACAATAAGCTCGGTTTGATACTGCTTCATCCGGCGATGACCAACAAGCCGGAGGATGTTACCAAGGCTGTAGAGGAGGCAGCTCAGGATGGTGTACAAATGGTAAACCAGTATTTAATAAACAAGGTCAACGATGGATCTGTTAAACTTGATGCGGACAAGTACGACGTTATACATTATCTTACTCCGGAGTCTCCAGACTCCATCAAATTTCCATCCAAGCTGGTTCCGGTGCTATACAGTGCCTTGAAAGCTGGCGGAAGCGTCTATGGGCTCAGTGACGTCCTCAAACTAGATGCTCTTCTTAACGGATTCAGCATAGTAAATGATGGGCAATACCACtgggagaagaagagtcaGACACAGGCAGCAGTTTCAATACCACTTAAGACAAGCACCAATAACAAGAACAAACTACCCAGTTTCAAGAGAGCTGTCAAAAACCCCATCAATATAGTACAGTTCGAGGATGACCTcgatgacgacgatgaagTGAATAATAGCGATAAGGCAAAATTCTTTACTGATTACAACAACGATGAAGACTCcatcgaagaagaagatctagTACGGGAGGACTTAGATCAAGCTGGGATCACGATGATAACTTGCGGAAAGTCCAAAACCAGAAGGAAGAAAGCCTGTAAAGATTGTTCCTGTGGTCTcaaggaagaggaagagcaagaaattgatcaagtCCGTAAGAAACAAGACGCAGTAGTGAAATTTACAGACGATGAACTCACAGAGATTGATTTCACTGTGGAGGGCAAGAAAGTGGGAGGTTGTGGTTCTTGTTCCCTAGGTGACGCATTTAGGTGCTCAGGTTGCCCATATCTGGGGCTCCCAGCCTTCAAGCCCGGCCAGCAGGTCAACCTCAACAGTATCCTGGACGACTTGTAG
- the TMC1 gene encoding Tmc1p (similar to Saccharomyces cerevisiae YOR052C; ancestral locus Anc_5.653) produces the protein MSSEELKLEGKQEDVIKSVSSTSNSSRVSKRTSKKRKNGCYVDKCGSAASKFIGDCNFCKGHYCSKHRLMENHSCEGLTSCKEAMHKRNADKLEKEQTRAPKIQI, from the coding sequence ATGAGTAGcgaagagttgaaattgGAGGGGAAACAGGAGGATGTAATCAAGAGTGTTTCATCGACTAGCAACAGTAGTCGAGTGTCTAAGAGAACTAGtaagaagaggaagaacgGCTGTTATGTCGACAAATGTGGGAGTGCAGCTTCTAAGTTCATTGGGGACTGCAATTTCTGTAAAGGTCATTACTGCTCAAAACATAGACTGATGGAGAACCATTCCTGTGAAGGTTTGACCTCCTGTAAGGAGGCTATGCATAAGAGGAACGCCGAcaaattggagaaagagCAAACTAGGGCTCCTAAGATTCAAATCTGA
- the TDEL0B02710 gene encoding uncharacterized protein (similar to Saccharomyces cerevisiae YKR070W; ancestral locus Anc_5.652), which translates to MMFKRFFQTSRKNIAFAFDIDGVLLRSKTPIPRASEALKLLHENEIPFILLTNGGGQLEKDRVEFISDALDVPISPLQIVLSHTPYKGLVNKYDKILAVGTPSVRRVAEDYGFKHVVHQSDILRYRRDIAPFSGLSDQQILESSREIPDLDKKRFDAVLVFNDPHDWGADIQIILDAINSENGMLNTIRNENSSKPSIPIYFSNQDLLWANSYTLNRFGQGAFRLLIRKLYSELNDGLQLDDNTIGKPTKLTYDFAHHVLIDWQEKINSQTTHSTTQRLPSLGLPPKQTPFQDVYMIGDNPASDIIGAQLYGWKSCLVKTGVYREGAPLKHIKPTMIVEDVYEAVAKVLNQ; encoded by the coding sequence ATGATGTTTAAAcgattctttcaaactAGTCGTAAGAACATCGCATTTGCCTTCGATATTGATGGTGTCTTACTGAGAAGCAAAACCCCAATTCCTCGAGCCAGCGAAGCTTTGAAGCTGTTGCATGAGAATGAGATTCCATTTATACTGTTAACTAATGGTGGCGGtcaattggagaaagaCCGTGTGGAATTTATTTCGGATGCATTGGATGTACCAATCTCCCCTTTACAAATAGTCCTGAGTCATACACCATACAAAGGATTGGTGAACAAGTATGATAAAATTCTTGCCGTTGGTACGCCATCGGTTAGAAGAGTCGCAGAAGATTACGGCTTTAAACATGTGGTTCATCAAAGTGACATTTTGAGATACAGGAGGGACATCGCCCCATTTTCTGGTCTCAGTGATCAACAGATTTTAGagtcttcaagagagatcCCAGACCTtgacaagaagagatttgaTGCTGTATTAGTATTTAACGACCCACACGATTGGGGAGCTGACATTCAAATCATCCTAGATGCCATTAACAGTGAAAATGGTATGTTGAATACTATCAGAAACGAAAATTCAAGTAAGCCTTCTATCCCAATTTACTTCTCTAACCAGGACTTGTTATGGGCAAATAGTTACACATTGAATAGATTCGGACAAGGTGCTTTCCGTCTTCTGATCAGGAAACTCTATTCAGAGCTCAATGATGGGTTGCAGTTGGATGATAACACTATCGGGAAGCCTACGAAGTTGACTTACGATTTCGCCCACCATGTACTCATCGATTGGcaggaaaagatcaactcTCAAACAACGCACTCTACAACGCAAAGACTACCTTCTTTGGGACTACCACCAAAGCAAACACCCTTCCAAGATGTTTACATGATCGGTGACAACCCTGCAAGCGATATTATCGGTGCCCAGCTGTATGGTTGGAAAAGTTGTCTAGTCAAGACCGGTGTCTACAGAGAAGGAGCTCCTCTCAAACACATTAAACCCACCATGATTGTCGAAGACGTCTACGAGGCAGTCGCCAAAGTACTAAATCAATAA
- the MET1 gene encoding uroporphyrinogen-III C-methyltransferase (similar to Saccharomyces cerevisiae MET1 (YKR069W); ancestral locus Anc_5.651) codes for MTLPLISASDCQGEIHLLVGTNALSVCMNRVRTIEGSGAIPVVINVTRKEDVKNLLSCEGVQIMDREFQLADLTTLGRSLVARVVDRVFVNLPMTKSPLQREIYEQCVKLRIPINCYQRPEYSTFHMISTYTDPKGSGLQIAVTTNGQGCILANRIKREMLSHLPANISEVVTNMGRLRDQIINEDQRALLEHNYGNTAALAIAENNWYGLNDEDWESHKLNKLVEEFAMTERDQKLRRTRWLSQVMEYYPLAKLAELDLQALDLPAEATSGKTQTSNAQESAPKTSQEVHSQNVRPDLTVAAVEATKTTASYGHGTISLVGSGPGSVSMLTLGALSEIKNADYILADKLVPQPVLDLIPNGTETFIARKFPGNAERAQQELLEKGLEALEQGKKVVRLKQGDPYIFGRGGEEYLFFKERGFEPQVLPGLSSSLASTVTAKIPATQRDVADQILVCTGTGRKGALPKIPEYVVTRTTVFLMALHRAEVLVEELLKHQWDENVPAAIIERASCKDQRITRTLLKYVPQVVEEIGSRPPGLLVVGRAVTALLPQELTHFNDSRKYYVEEGFEETSQNLGSLLQCI; via the coding sequence atgaCCCTTCCTTTGATAAGTGCGTCCGATTGCCAGGGTGAAATACATCTGCTGGTCGGAACTAATGCTTTGTCTGTGTGTATGAACCGCGTTAGAACCATTGAAGGCAGTGGAGCTATTCCCGTAGTGATTAATGTGACGAGAAAGGAAGATgtgaagaatttgttgTCTTGTGAGGGAGTGCAAATTATGGATAGGGAGTTTCAATTGGCGGATTTGACAACTTTGGGACGTTCTTTGGTGGCTAGAGTGGTTGATAGGGTATTTGTAAATTTGCCTATGACGAAGAGCCCTCTGCAGAGAGAGATTTACGAACAATGTGTCAAATTAAGAATTCCCATTAATTGTTATCAAAGACCAGAATACTCTACTTTTCATATGATTTCTACTTATACGGACCCCAAGGGTAGTGGATTACAGATTGCTGTGACGACAAATGGTCAAGGATGTATTCTTGCCAACCGAATTAAGAGAGAAATGCTTTCGCATTTACCGGCTAATATATCAGAGGTCGTGACTAACATGGGTAGATTGAGAGACCAGATCATCAATGAGGATCAGAGAGCACTGTTGGAGCATAATTATGGGAATACGGCGGCCTTGGCAATTGCAGAGAACAATTGGTATGGTCTCAACGATGAGGACTGGGAAAGTCATAAACTTAATAAGCTTGTCGAAGAATTTGCAATGACAGAGAGAGATCAAAAACTGAGAAGGACAAGGTGGCTTTCGCAAGTGATGGAATACTACCCACTAGCGAAATTGGCCGAGCTTGATTTGCAGGCTCTGGATCTACCAGCAGAGGCGACGTCTGGCAAAACACAGACGTCCAATGCCCAGGAATCTGCGCCAAAAACGTCACAAGAAGTACACTCGCAAAACGTGCGGCCAGACTTGACTGTCGCTGCCGTTGAAGCGACCAAGACTACGGCCTCTTACGGTCACGGCACCATTTCCCTGGTTGGAAGTGGTCCCGGTTCTGTATCCATGCTCACACTAGGCGCTTTAAGTGAGATTAAGAATGCTGATTATATCCTGGCTGATAAGTTAGTACCACAACCGGTTCTTGACTTAATTCCAAATGGCACGGAGACTTTTATTGCACGTAAATTCCCAGGCAACGCAGAAAGAGCCCAACAAGAACTACTCGAAAAGGGATTGGAAGCTCTAGAGCAGGGCAAAAAAGTTGTAAGATTAAAGCAAGGTGATCCTTACATCTTTGGTCGTGGTGGTGAAGAGtacctcttcttcaaagaacgTGGTTTCGAACCACAAGTCTTACCGGGTCTCAGCTCATCATTGGCCTCGACAGTGACAGCGAAGATCCCAGCCACACAGAGAGACGTAGCGGATCAAATTTTGGTTTGTACCGGAACCGGTAGGAAAGGTGCACTACCAAAAATCCCAGAATACGTCGTCACCAGGACGACTGTGTTCTTAATGGCATTGCATAGAGCCGAAGTGCtagttgaagaacttcttAAGCATCAATGGGATGAAAATGTTCCAGCGGCCATAATAGAAAGAGcatcttgcaaagatcaaagaataaCTAGAACTTTGTTGAAGTATGTCCCACAAGtggttgaagagattggcTCAAGACCTCCCGGGCTTTTAGTCGTCGGAAGAGCAGTTACAGCACTCCTTCCTCAAGAACTTACACACTTTAACGATTCTCGCAAGTATTACGTTGAAGAGGGATTCGAAGAGACTTCCCAGAACCTGGGATCTCTTCTACAATGTATTTAA
- the ETT1 gene encoding Ett1p (similar to Saccharomyces cerevisiae YOR051C; ancestral locus Anc_5.650), whose amino-acid sequence MAKRALGLGQKNKEKKRKVESEGRQDSKEVTPGADQISVELDDNEDLDDEFSQLKGLWQTYFHSDRENEYVLNGIVHECDRLLRQSEEDAKIKKSLNDEFHAIYALALSELTIFKAGEDDEENKNMQSVAEFFDNAVERCELGLALFSDSQLLKLVIAKIIIQRIPLEYVSQLKVNSTTDALKIDLNEQLEQAKKNFNVNKDHLELTYEVLQMFDDLLDIIENFGHENEIEEGLDSDDEEELAQVELSSTHPLYKLQQNLPKNYQWLRDQMTQLFNALGDQDKFYHSVARSVGHLYLKAAEEPTSTFMRLQYGDDDEPSSDEESCKSAQRSALKYTKQALEFLEKGQVKDEPETWVEVAEAYIDLGNLHDYQSKDQEKSYQVAEDILMKANKASHGKFQDILDNLLDKE is encoded by the coding sequence ATGGCAAAGAGAGCATTAGGTTTGGGAcaaaagaataaagaaaaaaagagaaaagttgAGTCTGAAGGTCGTCAGGATTCGAAGGAAGTTACTCCTGGTGCAGATCAGATAAGCGTGGAATTGGATGACAACGAAGACctggatgatgaattttCGCAGTTGAAGGGCCTATGGCAAACTTATTTCCACTCGGACAGAGAAAACGAATATGTTTTGAACGGTATCGTTCATGAGTGTGATAGATTGTTACGTCAATCTGAAGAGGATGCCAAGATTAAAAAATCGTTGAACGATGAATTTCATGCAATTTATGCGCTGGCCCTATCTGAATTAACCATCTTCAAAGCTGGCgaggacgatgaagagaacAAAAATATGCAATCTGTCGCCgaattctttgataatgCAGTGGAAAGATGTGAACTCGGGTTGGCCTTATTTTCTGACTCTCAGCTGCTGAAATTAGTGATTGCCAAGATCATCATACAGAGAATCCCGCTAGAATACGTCTCGCAGCTAAAAGTGAACAGCACAACtgatgctttgaaaattgaCCTTAATGAGCAATTGGAACAGGCTAAAAAAAACTTCAATGTTAATAAGGATCACTTGGAGCTCACCTATGAAGTTTTGCAAATGTTCGACGACTTGTTGGACatcattgaaaactttggTCACGAGAATGAGATTGAGGAAGGTTTGGAtagcgatgatgaagaggaacTAGCTCAAGTTGAGCTATCTTCCACACATCCTCTTTACAAATTACAACAAAATTTACCAAAGAACTATCAATGGCTAAGAGACCAAATGACCCAACTGTTCAACGCTCTTGGTGATCAGGATAAATTTTACCATAGCGTTGCCAGATCCGTTGGCCATCTCTATCTAAAAGCTGCTGAAGAACCAACAAGCACATTCATGCGTTTACAATACggtgatgacgatgaaCCATCCAGTGATGAGGAAAGCTGTAAGAGCGCTCAGCGTAGCGCACTAAAATACACAAAGCAAGCTTTGGAGTTTTTGGAGAAAGGTCAAGTAAAGGATGAACCAGAAACCTGGGTTGAAGTAGCAGAAGCCTACATTGATCTCGGTAACTTGCATGACTACCAGTCAAAAGACCAAGAGAAATCCTACCAGGTCGCCGAAgatattttgatgaaagctAACAAGGCTTCGCATGgtaaatttcaagatatcttGGACAACCTTCTAGACAAAGAATAA
- the BET3 gene encoding TRAPP complex core subunit BET3 (similar to Saccharomyces cerevisiae BET3 (YKR068C); ancestral locus Anc_5.649) produces the protein MSNSSSMPAQAKSLKHAGEDIWKNRTEKVNAELFTLTYGAIVSQLCTDYERNFQKVNEQLYSMGYNIGVRLIEDFLARTALPRCENMVSTSEVVSKCAFKIFLNITPQITNWSHEKDAFSLILVENPLSDFVELPMDAMKQLWYSNILCGVLRGALEMVQLDCDVWFISDVLRGDPQTELRIKLNKVLKDEIPIGED, from the coding sequence AtgtcaaactcttcatccatGCCTGCCCAAGCAAAATCCCTAAAACATGCTGGTGAAgatatttggaagaatcGAACAGAGAAAGTGAATGCCGAACTCTTCACATTGACCTATGGTGCAATAGTATCACAGTTATGTACCGATTATGAAAGAAATTTCCAAAAGGTCAATGAGCAACTGTATAGTATGGGTTACAACATCGGTGTAAGGTTGATTGAGGATTTTCTCGCGAGGACTGCTCTACCCAGGTGCGAGAATATGGTAAGCACAAGTGAAGTGGTAAGCAAATGTgctttcaagatttttctAAATATTACACCACAGATAACCAATTGGTCCCATGAAAAGGACgctttttcattgattctTGTCGAAAATCCATTGAGTGACTTTGTCGAATTACCTATGGACGCTATGAAACAACTATGGTATTCCAATATATTATGCGGAGTCCTAAGAGGAGCTTTAGAGATGGTACAGCTTGACTGTGATGTATGGTTCATCTCCGATGTCCTGAGAGGAGATCCTCAAACGGAACTAAGGATCAAATTAAATAAGGTATTGAAAGATGAGATCCCTATTGGAGAGGACTAA